A stretch of the Chlorobiota bacterium genome encodes the following:
- the rbfA gene encoding 30S ribosome-binding factor RbfA gives MSVRTEKVGSVIKEAIAEQFQKFKPDFVDGMLSVVDVKVSPDVSIAKVYVSLFRTITDPVLIVKKLNARSFEYRKRLGPMVTLKILPELRFFLDHTVGALEHIDEVLKELKETNKF, from the coding sequence TTGTCAGTTAGAACAGAAAAAGTTGGGTCAGTAATTAAAGAAGCAATTGCTGAACAGTTCCAAAAATTTAAGCCAGATTTTGTAGATGGCATGCTATCTGTTGTAGATGTAAAAGTTAGCCCAGATGTATCAATTGCTAAAGTTTATGTTAGTTTGTTTAGAACTATAACTGATCCAGTTCTGATTGTTAAGAAGTTAAATGCTAGATCTTTCGAATATAGAAAAAGGCTTGGTCCAATGGTTACTTTAAAAATATTGCCAGAACTAAGATTTTTTTTAGATCATACCGTTGGAGCTTTAGAACATATCGATGAGGTTTTAAAGGAACTTAAAGAGACAAACAAATTCTAA
- the truB gene encoding tRNA pseudouridine(55) synthase TruB has translation MVDKLSLTEGIIIFDKGLEWTSFDVVAKVRNLLRIKKVGHTGTLDPLATGLLLICLGKATKIADRLQSEIKEYIGVITIGASSKTDDAEIEPTEFFSTEDITNLVIENVAFDFIGQTQQIPPIYSARKINGRKMYELAREGEQFIPESKQIEITEFEVTSITRKLKVFGVELEKSIIEVEFRIVCNKGTYIRSIARDFGMKCNSGGYLTKLRRTKSGNFDVKNGITIDDLISINNIEKEKLI, from the coding sequence ATTGTAGATAAATTATCATTAACAGAAGGGATAATTATTTTTGATAAAGGTCTAGAGTGGACTTCTTTTGATGTTGTTGCTAAAGTAAGAAACCTATTAAGAATTAAAAAAGTTGGTCATACTGGTACACTAGACCCACTTGCAACAGGATTGTTATTAATCTGCTTAGGCAAAGCTACAAAAATTGCAGATAGATTACAATCTGAAATCAAGGAATATATTGGAGTTATAACTATTGGTGCATCGAGTAAAACAGATGATGCTGAAATCGAGCCAACAGAATTTTTTTCAACAGAAGATATTACAAATTTAGTAATTGAAAATGTTGCATTTGATTTTATTGGACAAACACAACAAATACCTCCAATTTACTCAGCTAGAAAAATCAATGGAAGAAAAATGTATGAGCTTGCAAGAGAAGGAGAGCAATTTATACCTGAATCAAAGCAAATAGAAATTACTGAATTTGAAGTTACAAGTATCACGCGAAAACTGAAAGTTTTCGGTGTTGAATTGGAGAAGTCAATTATAGAAGTTGAATTTAGAATTGTTTGCAATAAAGGTACTTATATTAGATCTATAGCAAGAGATTTTGGTATGAAATGTAATAGCGGAGGATATTTAACTAAACTTCGAAGAACTAAATCTGGAAATTTTGATGTTAAAAACGGAATTACAATTGATGATTTAATTTCAATAAATAACATTGAAAAGGAAAAATTAATTTAA
- a CDS encoding glycosyltransferase — MKKLLHITNQPTPYRLPQYKEFSNKFLKVRIHFSILFVSGRGRKRIWEFNEEDFNNLDCLNSTFGKPLTYKDVVNNIKKLNPDYITLAWAMDLLALRILVYSKLKKIPCFLYTGATKNALSIVNQPKKFLSFVFRKFFFKLSNGFIAYGTRTKDYLLSNGVKSKLISIAINTVDTNFFRDEVLKLKNSGTLVGNKSSFKNKDGESFKLHILFIGELIKLKQIHYTIQAIAKLNRHDIALHIVGSGPEEIYLKSLSRDCNLSDSVFFHGYKQKNEIPYYLSISDAAVFTSNKEERFGLVLVEYACAALPTIASTYAGGTCDVVLDGVSGFEIPPENINQFSLSIATLADNLSLRKSMSESAFKHSINNLSLSKSADGYLDLFKKLNYIDL, encoded by the coding sequence ATGAAAAAGCTATTACATATAACAAATCAACCAACACCTTATAGACTTCCTCAATACAAAGAGTTTTCAAACAAGTTTCTAAAAGTTAGAATTCATTTTAGCATATTATTTGTAAGTGGAAGAGGTAGAAAAAGAATTTGGGAATTTAATGAAGAAGATTTTAATAATTTAGATTGTTTGAATTCAACATTTGGAAAACCTTTAACTTATAAAGATGTTGTAAACAATATTAAAAAATTAAATCCAGATTACATAACTTTAGCTTGGGCTATGGATTTACTAGCTTTAAGAATTCTAGTCTATTCAAAGTTAAAAAAAATACCTTGTTTTTTATATACTGGAGCAACTAAAAATGCTCTTTCTATTGTGAATCAACCCAAGAAATTTCTTTCATTTGTTTTTAGAAAATTCTTTTTTAAACTTTCAAATGGATTTATTGCTTATGGAACTAGGACTAAAGACTATTTACTTTCTAATGGTGTTAAATCTAAATTGATATCTATTGCAATTAATACTGTTGATACTAATTTCTTTAGAGATGAGGTTTTAAAACTTAAGAATTCAGGTACATTGGTTGGTAATAAAAGTAGTTTTAAAAATAAAGATGGAGAGAGTTTTAAGTTGCATATTCTTTTTATAGGTGAATTAATTAAACTAAAACAAATTCATTACACAATTCAAGCAATTGCTAAACTCAATAGACATGATATTGCATTACATATTGTAGGAAGTGGTCCAGAAGAAATTTATTTGAAATCTTTATCTAGAGATTGTAATTTAAGTGATTCAGTTTTTTTTCATGGTTATAAACAAAAAAATGAAATTCCATATTACCTTTCAATATCTGATGCTGCTGTTTTTACATCTAATAAAGAAGAAAGATTTGGCTTAGTTTTAGTAGAATATGCATGTGCAGCTTTGCCTACAATAGCCTCAACTTATGCAGGAGGAACCTGCGATGTAGTCTTAGATGGGGTTTCAGGATTTGAAATACCACCAGAAAATATTAACCAATTTTCATTATCAATCGCAACACTTGCAGATAACCTAAGTTTACGAAAAAGTATGTCTGAATCAGCATTTAAGCACTCTATTAATAATTTATCTTTAAGTAAAAGTGCTGATGGTTATTTGGATTTATTTAAAAAATTAAATTATATTGACTTGTGA
- a CDS encoding uracil-DNA glycosylase, which produces MLLNDKICNCQRCSLANSRDKFVFGSGNENADIVIIGEAPGAEEDKQGLPFVGAAGQLLTKILEAVNFKRDEVYICNILKCRPPENRTPELSEVEKCEPYLIKQLNLIKPKFILALGLTAANTLLKKKSKMMDLRGEVHYYNEIPLIITYHPAALLRNPSWKRATWEDVQMLRNLYDEAIKN; this is translated from the coding sequence ATGTTGCTTAATGATAAAATTTGTAACTGTCAACGTTGTTCATTAGCTAATTCAAGAGATAAATTCGTTTTCGGCAGTGGAAATGAGAATGCAGATATTGTAATTATAGGAGAAGCTCCTGGAGCAGAAGAGGATAAACAAGGGTTACCTTTTGTAGGCGCTGCTGGTCAGCTTTTAACAAAAATTCTTGAAGCAGTAAATTTTAAAAGGGATGAAGTTTATATATGTAATATTTTAAAATGTAGACCACCAGAAAACAGAACTCCAGAATTGTCAGAAGTGGAAAAATGTGAGCCATATTTGATAAAGCAATTGAATTTAATAAAACCAAAATTTATTCTTGCTTTAGGGTTAACAGCTGCAAATACATTACTGAAAAAAAAATCTAAAATGATGGATTTGAGAGGTGAAGTTCATTACTATAATGAGATACCACTAATAATAACATATCATCCTGCTGCATTGCTTAGGAATCCAAGTTGGAAAAGAGCTACATGGGAAGATGTGCAAATGTTACGAAACTTATATGATGAAGCTATTAAAAATTAA
- the infB gene encoding translation initiation factor IF-2 produces the protein MTDSNSKGTSYRLFKVAAELNIGKDAIVEFLRTKGHEIADKPTSALTQDMYDVVMGKFEREHKQLEKQRKKVDAYHEKSAKLKEELIGKPIAYKIPTKPTLESQTKENLTEEILKSEVVSQNEIDNQSNESISIPEIHLEPTIIIEDKVVEKQIVDISPIETKKDDLESNNLEDRSNLIITKSVIAEVDSTIEKVSKIEILDIFGNEIEVKPKVQIKSDKKGSSSSVKEKKKKESENIINDKNVKDTIPDHKEEVKSVSKIVIIPEIEIVELKEEKVYIKHVEPEIDEIVKKYEIDVESDSKDLNKIEITHKTEKLDIDGVKNDKNLKNKKRKIDKTSNEDKTDIIFEEYETTGGHKLIAPPPKLQGLTVLGKIEIAKTEEVKGGRDKKKRKRIKGAKVDIDREAKNQNQGQNQGQNQGQNQGQFQNRKDAQGKFVNKTTSGGTTGSTIGQRTGYVPQGSPNRNVGGSNTGYQNRNTGTGSGQQTARQGQATGGGQVNRNGRPGFTQPNRTYGTSGNAGFQNRTTNTGTPGSNSVRPVFNNPNKPPQQGGGANKFGKDNKKRKRGIPVSQEEVQKAIRETRAAMDDQTGSQRQKRSRIKRDAREEKATKSAEHDALSANILKVTEFVTVAELASLMDVQVGQVIGKCIGLGLMVSINQRLDTDTIQLVADEFDYTVEFITEYEEKSLDDIPDADDTLKPRAPIVTIMGHVDHGKTSLLDYIRSASVVAGEAGGITQHIGAYSVQIPDGRKITFLDTPGHEAFTAMRARGAQVTDIVILVVAADDAVMPQTVEAISHALAANVPMIVAINKIDKSDSNLERIKQQLADRGVLVEEWGGKYGCVPVSAKKGTGVNDLLERILLEAELLDLKANPDREARGVVIEAELDKGKGIIANVLVQKGTLRVGDNFVVGQYAGRIRALLDERGKRITEVRPSEPAQVLGLDGIPAAGDTLVVLESEQETREIANKRQQLKREQEFKQRRHITLDQISAQIAKGGVQNLRLIIKGDVDGSVEAVADSLLKLSNSEIQVSIVLKSVGEISESDVLLAAASDAIIIGFHVRPNLKARKLAEHEGVDIRIYQIIYEAVSEVKTALEGMLKPVEKEEITSTVEIRDIFKISKIGTIAGCYVTDGKIIRNDKVRILRDGFEIFNGSIDSLKRHKDDVKEVDSGFECGISFQGFNDLKQGDICESYKIVEVKRKLESAIID, from the coding sequence ATGACAGATTCAAATTCAAAAGGCACATCGTATCGGCTATTTAAAGTAGCAGCTGAACTCAACATTGGTAAAGATGCCATTGTTGAATTTTTGCGTACTAAGGGGCATGAAATAGCTGATAAACCTACATCTGCCTTAACCCAAGATATGTATGATGTTGTAATGGGGAAGTTTGAGCGTGAGCACAAACAACTTGAAAAACAACGTAAAAAAGTTGATGCTTACCATGAGAAAAGTGCAAAACTTAAAGAGGAATTAATTGGCAAACCTATAGCTTATAAAATCCCAACTAAGCCAACATTAGAATCACAAACCAAAGAAAATTTAACTGAGGAAATACTTAAGTCAGAAGTTGTTTCACAAAATGAAATAGATAATCAATCTAATGAATCAATTAGTATTCCAGAAATTCATTTAGAACCAACTATTATTATAGAAGATAAAGTAGTTGAAAAACAAATTGTTGATATTTCACCTATTGAGACTAAAAAAGATGACTTAGAATCAAATAATCTAGAAGATAGGTCAAATTTAATAATCACAAAATCTGTAATTGCTGAAGTTGATTCAACAATCGAAAAAGTATCTAAGATTGAAATCTTAGATATATTTGGAAATGAAATTGAGGTCAAACCTAAAGTTCAAATTAAATCAGATAAAAAAGGTTCTAGTTCATCAGTTAAAGAAAAAAAGAAGAAAGAATCAGAAAATATTATTAATGATAAAAATGTAAAAGATACTATTCCTGATCATAAAGAGGAAGTTAAATCTGTATCAAAGATTGTTATAATTCCTGAAATTGAAATTGTAGAGTTAAAGGAGGAAAAAGTATATATTAAGCATGTTGAACCAGAAATAGATGAAATTGTTAAGAAATATGAAATAGACGTAGAATCTGATAGTAAAGATTTAAATAAAATTGAAATTACTCACAAAACTGAAAAATTAGATATTGATGGAGTTAAAAATGATAAAAATTTAAAAAATAAAAAAAGGAAGATAGATAAAACTTCTAATGAAGATAAAACGGATATTATATTTGAAGAATACGAGACAACCGGTGGTCATAAATTAATTGCACCTCCTCCGAAACTTCAAGGTTTAACTGTCCTTGGCAAAATTGAAATTGCTAAAACAGAAGAAGTTAAAGGTGGTCGAGATAAGAAAAAGAGAAAACGTATAAAAGGAGCTAAAGTTGATATTGATAGAGAAGCTAAAAATCAAAATCAAGGTCAAAATCAAGGTCAAAATCAAGGTCAAAATCAAGGTCAATTTCAAAATAGAAAAGATGCTCAAGGTAAGTTTGTTAATAAAACTACAAGCGGTGGTACAACAGGATCAACTATAGGGCAAAGAACAGGATATGTGCCTCAAGGATCACCAAATAGAAATGTTGGTGGATCAAATACTGGATATCAAAATAGAAATACAGGAACGGGTTCAGGTCAACAGACTGCTCGTCAAGGACAAGCAACTGGTGGTGGGCAAGTTAATAGAAATGGTAGACCAGGATTTACACAACCAAACAGAACTTATGGAACTAGTGGAAATGCTGGATTCCAAAACAGAACTACTAACACTGGAACACCTGGTTCTAATTCGGTACGACCTGTATTTAATAATCCAAACAAACCACCACAACAAGGAGGAGGGGCAAACAAATTTGGTAAGGATAATAAAAAACGTAAACGTGGAATACCAGTAAGTCAAGAAGAAGTTCAAAAGGCTATTAGAGAGACGAGGGCTGCCATGGATGATCAAACTGGATCTCAACGCCAAAAACGTAGTCGAATAAAAAGAGATGCTCGTGAAGAGAAAGCAACTAAATCAGCTGAGCATGACGCATTATCAGCAAATATTCTAAAGGTTACTGAATTTGTAACTGTAGCAGAGTTGGCTAGCCTGATGGATGTTCAAGTTGGTCAAGTAATTGGTAAGTGTATTGGTCTTGGCTTGATGGTATCTATCAACCAAAGATTAGATACTGATACAATCCAATTAGTAGCAGATGAATTTGATTATACTGTAGAATTCATAACTGAATACGAAGAAAAGTCACTTGATGACATACCAGATGCAGATGATACTTTAAAACCAAGAGCACCTATTGTAACTATAATGGGTCACGTGGATCATGGAAAAACTTCATTACTTGATTATATTAGGAGTGCAAGTGTTGTAGCAGGAGAGGCTGGGGGAATTACTCAACACATTGGGGCTTATTCAGTTCAAATACCTGATGGACGAAAAATTACTTTTCTGGATACTCCAGGTCACGAAGCGTTTACAGCTATGCGTGCTCGTGGAGCACAAGTTACAGACATTGTAATATTAGTTGTTGCAGCAGATGATGCAGTGATGCCACAAACAGTTGAAGCTATTTCTCATGCCTTGGCTGCAAATGTGCCAATGATAGTAGCTATAAATAAAATAGATAAATCTGATTCAAATCTTGAAAGAATCAAACAGCAACTAGCTGATAGAGGTGTTTTGGTTGAAGAATGGGGTGGCAAATATGGATGTGTGCCTGTATCTGCTAAAAAAGGAACGGGAGTTAATGATTTGCTAGAAAGAATTTTACTTGAAGCTGAACTTTTAGACTTAAAAGCAAATCCAGATAGAGAAGCACGTGGAGTGGTTATTGAAGCTGAATTAGATAAAGGCAAAGGTATCATTGCAAATGTATTAGTTCAAAAAGGTACTTTAAGAGTAGGTGATAATTTTGTTGTTGGTCAGTACGCAGGAAGAATCAGAGCTTTATTAGATGAACGTGGTAAAAGAATTACAGAAGTAAGACCTTCAGAGCCTGCTCAAGTGTTAGGCTTGGATGGTATTCCAGCTGCTGGGGATACACTTGTTGTTCTTGAAAGTGAACAAGAAACAAGAGAAATTGCAAACAAAAGACAACAGTTAAAACGTGAACAAGAATTTAAACAAAGACGTCATATTACTTTAGATCAAATTTCTGCTCAAATAGCAAAAGGTGGTGTTCAAAATCTTAGACTCATTATTAAAGGTGATGTTGACGGTTCTGTTGAAGCAGTGGCTGATTCATTGTTGAAACTATCAAATTCTGAAATTCAAGTAAGTATTGTACTTAAATCGGTAGGTGAAATATCTGAAAGTGATGTACTTTTAGCAGCAGCATCAGATGCCATTATTATTGGTTTTCATGTTAGACCTAACTTAAAAGCTCGCAAATTAGCTGAACATGAAGGTGTAGATATTAGAATTTATCAAATTATTTATGAGGCTGTAAGTGAGGTTAAAACAGCCCTTGAGGGGATGCTTAAACCCGTTGAAAAAGAAGAAATCACTTCAACAGTTGAGATTCGAGATATTTTCAAAATATCTAAAATCGGTACTATTGCTGGTTGTTATGTTACTGATGGAAAAATTATAAGAAATGATAAAGTTAGAATTTTAAGAGATGGATTTGAAATATTTAATGGTAGCATTGATTCTCTAAAACGTCACAAGGATGATGTTAAAGAAGTTGATTCTGGCTTTGAATGCGGAATTTCATTCCAAGGATTTAATGATCTTAAGCAAGGTGATATTTGTGAATCATATAAAATAGTTGAAGTTAAACGTAAATTAGAATCGGCAATAATTGATTAA
- the nusA gene encoding transcription termination factor NusA, with translation MAKRKSAGINKGLIIEAFQEMARQKNIDKDLLQGIIEETFSQLVRKKYGPESNFDIIVNMDKGDIEIYLIREVVEKVEDPGLQILFTEANTSKDVSYELGDEHLTELNLENIGENFGRRMITTAAQLLSQRVREVEKDNVMAEYSDKIGEIIVGEVYQVRRDDVYIMQGKIELRMPKREQIWREKYKKGENIKAVLKEVRPGEGGNQPELIISRSDPKFLQKLLEVEIPEVYDGIIEIKGLAREAGERAKIAVASHDERVDPVGACVGMKGVRIHSIVRELSNENIDVIHYSPDPKVFIQRALAPAKVKEISVDEETRTATVLVSDDQVSLAIGKSGQNIRLAMRLTGFTIDLVKEGGEDIELVEFKDELGEDLYMALLDSGIETAKEFLRASDEILLKIPGMEIDKATELREIIIAEFDEEELKDILKPKSEPIPTSERETYEDDRKVNEIVTQGQDTAVTKVYNSIVTKIVSEKEDNIGNEAIKKEDYLPNELNDNVGNK, from the coding sequence ATGGCAAAACGTAAATCCGCTGGAATCAACAAAGGGTTGATTATAGAAGCTTTTCAAGAGATGGCTCGACAAAAAAATATCGACAAAGATCTTTTGCAGGGAATCATTGAAGAGACTTTCTCTCAACTTGTTAGAAAAAAATATGGTCCAGAATCTAATTTTGACATAATTGTTAATATGGATAAAGGAGATATTGAAATATATCTAATTCGTGAGGTTGTTGAAAAAGTTGAAGATCCAGGATTACAAATACTATTTACCGAAGCAAACACTAGTAAAGATGTTAGTTATGAACTTGGTGACGAACATTTAACAGAATTAAATTTAGAGAATATTGGTGAAAATTTTGGTAGAAGGATGATTACAACCGCAGCTCAGCTACTTAGCCAACGAGTAAGAGAAGTTGAAAAAGATAATGTGATGGCTGAATACTCAGACAAAATTGGAGAAATTATAGTTGGTGAAGTTTATCAAGTTCGTAGAGATGATGTTTATATAATGCAAGGTAAAATTGAATTAAGAATGCCTAAAAGGGAGCAAATATGGAGGGAAAAATACAAGAAAGGTGAAAACATCAAAGCAGTTTTGAAAGAAGTACGTCCTGGAGAAGGTGGAAATCAACCTGAACTAATAATCTCTAGAAGTGATCCAAAATTTTTACAAAAATTATTAGAAGTTGAAATACCAGAGGTCTATGATGGTATTATAGAGATCAAAGGATTGGCACGTGAAGCTGGAGAAAGAGCAAAAATTGCAGTTGCTTCACATGATGAAAGGGTTGACCCTGTTGGTGCGTGTGTAGGAATGAAAGGTGTAAGAATTCATTCTATAGTTAGGGAACTTTCCAACGAAAATATAGACGTTATTCATTATTCTCCAGATCCAAAAGTATTTATACAAAGGGCATTAGCACCAGCAAAAGTTAAAGAAATTTCGGTTGATGAAGAAACAAGGACCGCAACTGTTTTGGTATCAGATGATCAGGTTTCTCTTGCAATTGGGAAAAGCGGACAAAACATTAGATTGGCTATGAGGCTTACAGGATTCACAATTGATTTGGTAAAAGAAGGGGGAGAAGATATTGAACTTGTTGAATTTAAAGATGAATTGGGCGAAGATTTATATATGGCATTATTGGATTCTGGCATTGAGACAGCTAAAGAATTTTTAAGGGCTTCAGATGAAATACTTTTAAAAATACCTGGAATGGAAATAGATAAAGCAACTGAATTAAGAGAAATTATTATTGCAGAATTCGATGAGGAAGAGTTGAAAGATATATTGAAACCTAAAAGTGAACCAATCCCTACTTCTGAAAGAGAGACATATGAAGATGATAGAAAAGTAAATGAAATTGTAACGCAAGGTCAAGATACAGCAGTAACAAAAGTATACAATAGTATAGTTACAAAAATAGTTTCTGAAAAAGAAGATAATATTGGCAACGAAGCAATAAAAAAAGAAGATTATTTACCAAATGAATTGAATGATAACGTTGGTAACAAATAA